The sequence TGCTCAAGTCAAATATATCCGTAAAACTCCCTCCAAAGGTGTCAATGATGGATTAGAAACTGTTTTTTTTGATAAAAACAATCGTAGAGTTACTGCTAGCGATAGTGTTGCCAGGCATGTACGCTACCATAATGATAATGGAGACATAATCGCTTTCGAATACTATTCACTTAATGAAGAAAAGATTATTCCACCGGGCATAGGCTACTTTCGAAGCGAACGGCACTATAATAAGAGCGGGGATATAAAGGAAACCAGGTACTATGATACCGATGGACGGTTAACCAATAACCCAAGTGATGGGGCCGCAATTGTTAAGCTCATTTATGATGACTCACGAAATATTTTAAGAATCGAGAAACAAGATAAATTCGAAAATGTTTTGAAGGATTAACTCACTAATGAAAATATGTTGCTACTCCAGAGTTGAAGGAACTTTGTTCTTTGTTTCTACAAATCATCCTTGGTAACCGGTATTTTTCTGATTCTCTTGCCAGAAGCATTAAAAATGGCATTTAGTACAGCTGGGGCCAATGGAGGCGTCCCAGGTTCACCAAGTCCGGAAGGGCGCTCATCACTTTCAATAAAAACGACATCAATTTCTGGTAGTTCATCCATTCTAAGTACTTTGTTATTGTGGAAATTACTCCTTTGTACAATTCCATTCTCAACTTCCACCCCCCCATATTTTACTGCGGATAGTGCCCAGATAATGGCACCTTCGATCTGTCCTTTTCCAAAGTGTGGATTTATTACCATACCGCAATGAACAATGGCAGTGACCTTGTCCACTGTAAAGCCAAATTCCTCATCCATGGTCACTTCGACAATTTCGGCACAAACCGTATCACCGAAATTTGCAATGGCAAACCCCATACCTTTTCCTTTTCCGGTTTCTTTTGGCCATAAACTGTTCTTTTTAATATGGGATATGATATCCAGTTGTCTTTGCCTTACCAATTTCTTTCTGGGTAACAAGTACTTTATTGCCCAGTCGGGCATGGTCTTAGGATCTCCCCAATCAACTTCATGACTCAATAGTTCCATTCGATAGTCCAAGGGGTCTTTTTGAAGTTTGTGAGCTAATTCATCTACAAAACATTCCTTGGACAAGGCTGCAGAATGTTCCCCAACACTGCGCCAAGCACCTTCATGCAAAAGGGTTGGAACCAAAGTGCGATAACAACGGATATTGGGGAAAGCATAATAGTGCTCCCATTTTTCGACCCAGGTTGCATAATCAACAGTACAAATGGCCCTGTTTTCTATACCAACGACTTTTTTTTCAGGTGTGATTGCTGCTCTTAAATAATTTTTTAAATACGGCTGAAAATGATCGTTTCTAACTTCATCCTCCCTGGTCCAAGTAATTTTAACGGGTTTTCCGATTTTTCTCGATACAAATGCTGCTTCTATAGATGTATCGGCATGGTAGCGCCTACCAAATGACCCTCCTGAGTTTAGATCATGTACAACCACTTTTTCTGGAGGTAGTTCCAAAACTTTGGCAACTTCTGAAATGGTTTGTTCAGCATCTTGTGTCCCCACCCATATCTCACATAAATCTTCACGAAAATCTGCTGTGGCATTTAGAGGTTCCATTAGGGCGTGGGCTTGGTAAGGGTTGTCATACTCCATTTCCACAACCTCATTATCACTGTTGGCAAAGCCCTCCTCAACATCACCCAAATCCATGGTCCTTTGACCAGGTGTGTTTTTTACCGCTCGCATATCACTGTTCAGGGAAGCTAGGCTTCTGGGGCCATTTTCGCCCCCATCCCATTCGACCTTAAGTTGTTTTCTGGCTTTGAATGCTATCCATGTAGATGTTGCCACCACCACAATCCCTTCATTAACATATCCCAATACTGGATTCAATAAGCTTTTAATTTCCTCGGATAAAACTATTGGAAAAATATCTAGAACGCCTTCCACTTTTTTCGCCTCTGTAACATCGTAACTTTTGAGTTTGCCTTTATAAATGGGACATTTTTCTATTGATGCATAGACCATTCCCGGAACATCCATGTCTATACCATATTTGGCCTTTCCAGAAATAACATCTTTAGTAATTCGATTTTTAATCGGCTTACCAATGTACTTATAGTCCCCCGGCTCTTTTAAAGTAACATTGTCTGGAATGGGTAATTTGGAAGCAGCCTCGGCCAGTTCACCAAACTCCATTTTTTCATCGGTGGCAAGATTGGTAATGATACTATTCTCCACCTTTAATATAATTGGATCTACATCCCACTTAATGGCTGCAGCTTGCTTCAGCAATTCCTTGGTGGTAGCACCTGCTTTACGAATAGGGTCCCAGGTC is a genomic window of Flagellimonas sp. CMM7 containing:
- a CDS encoding xanthine dehydrogenase family protein molybdopterin-binding subunit yields the protein MNITRRSFLKVSGKAGGGLVLSLSLPMYGNVRPLNQNEKEVEFNNFISIDTNGEITIMLTKHEMGQGTGTSIPTIIADELDADWNKIKIKKVEYSPKYTWHEMGTTGGSGSISRTWDPIRKAGATTKELLKQAAAIKWDVDPIILKVENSIITNLATDEKMEFGELAEAASKLPIPDNVTLKEPGDYKYIGKPIKNRITKDVISGKAKYGIDMDVPGMVYASIEKCPIYKGKLKSYDVTEAKKVEGVLDIFPIVLSEEIKSLLNPVLGYVNEGIVVVATSTWIAFKARKQLKVEWDGGENGPRSLASLNSDMRAVKNTPGQRTMDLGDVEEGFANSDNEVVEMEYDNPYQAHALMEPLNATADFREDLCEIWVGTQDAEQTISEVAKVLELPPEKVVVHDLNSGGSFGRRYHADTSIEAAFVSRKIGKPVKITWTREDEVRNDHFQPYLKNYLRAAITPEKKVVGIENRAICTVDYATWVEKWEHYYAFPNIRCYRTLVPTLLHEGAWRSVGEHSAALSKECFVDELAHKLQKDPLDYRMELLSHEVDWGDPKTMPDWAIKYLLPRKKLVRQRQLDIISHIKKNSLWPKETGKGKGMGFAIANFGDTVCAEIVEVTMDEEFGFTVDKVTAIVHCGMVINPHFGKGQIEGAIIWALSAVKYGGVEVENGIVQRSNFHNNKVLRMDELPEIDVVFIESDERPSGLGEPGTPPLAPAVLNAIFNASGKRIRKIPVTKDDL